The following coding sequences are from one Poecile atricapillus isolate bPoeAtr1 chromosome 28, bPoeAtr1.hap1, whole genome shotgun sequence window:
- the TMEM221 gene encoding transmembrane protein 221 — protein sequence MGGASRCPSVRPSSVPTSAPAPSTPGRLPGPHRGRRQDRPAPADTAERRRSRSRFLFPVPVPGFRSRFPFPVLIPDSLLGTPRLPRFPFPVPIPGSVPGSVPGSAPGSRSRLHSRFPEPRGCPGSRSRFPAWNPAVAPVAGTGSHSRFPFPVPFPVPFPVPFPVPVPGSVPGSHSRFRSRFRSRFPFPVPVPGSVPGSHSRFRCRLPFPVAGPGPAMPSAYPQRALTVLLLFGTLSAAMALLSSSLIFQLPSGRAAAGTGALPEPVAAALLPVSAVLAALCLVLNVSCLLLCLLHGYCSTELCRGQPGSERADWFLLDSRSVRHAAIGLFCCGVCLYLTALALFMLLLFQLEAAIASACILTSGILVLLISVLHALLRASHISQISQISQRSRSELSQSLYENDSARPGEDGNAAPVEIRREFSFPLFQRRKSQQGSKEFQRESREFHGESQQEFQRESQKESREFHGESQKESREFHGESPRELSRTHRTLSADSGLLREQGKPWNVITREMRNATARKSTKDSTLV from the exons atggggggagCCAGCcggtgtccgtctgtccgtccgtccTCAGTCCCCACCTCCGCTCCTGCTCCCTCCACCCCCGGGAGGCTCCCGGGGCCCCACCGGGGGCGGAGGCAGGACCGGCCCGCCCCGGCGGACACCGCGGAGCGGAGGCGCTCCCGTTCCCGGTTCCTATTCCCGGTTCCCGTTCCCGGTTTCCGTTCCCGATTCCCGTTCCCGGTTCTCATTCCCGATTCCCTACTCGGAACCCCGCGGTTGCCCCGGTTCCCGTTCCcggttcccattcccggttccgTTCCCGGTTCCGTTCCCGGTTCCGCTCCCGGTTCCCGTTCCCGGTTACATTCCCGGTTCCCGGAACCCCGCGGTTGTCCCGGTTCCCGTTCCCGGTTCCCGGCTTGGAACCCAGCGGTTGCCCCAGTTGCCGGTACcggttcccattcccggttcccgTTCCCGGTTCCGTTCCCGGTTCCGTTCCCGGTTCCGTTCCCGGTTCCCGTTCCCGGTTCCGTTCCcggttcccattcccggttccgTTCCCGGTTCCGTTCCcggttcccattcccggttcccgTTCCCGGTTCCGTTCCcggttcccattcccggttccgTTGCCGGTTGCCGTTCCCGGTTGCCGGTCCCGGTCCCGCCATGCCCTCCGCGTACCCGCAGCGAGCCCTGACGGTTCTGCTGCTCTTCGGGACCTTGTCCGCTGCCAtggccctgctctcctccagccTCATCTTCCAGCTCCCGTCGGGCCGGGCCGCCGCCGGTACCGGGGCGCTCCCGGAGCCGGTGGCCGCCGCTCTGCTGCCGGTATCGGCCGTGCTGGCCGCGCTCTGCCTGGTGCTCAACGtgagctgcctcctgctctgcctcctgcacGGCTACTGCAGCACCGAGCTGTgccggggacagcccgggaGCGAGCG ggCAGACTGGTTCCTCCTGGACAGCCGGAGCGTCCGGCACGCGGCCATCGGCCTCTTCTGCTGCGGGGTCTGCCTCTACCTCACAG CTCTGGCCCttttcatgctgctgctgttccagctggaggccgccatcgccagcgccTGCATCCTGACCTCTGGAATTCTCGTCTTGCTCATCTCCGTGCTCCACGCGCTGCTCCGcgcttcccacatttcccaaatttcccaaatttcccagcGGAGCCGCTCGGAGCTTTCCCAATCCTTGTACGAGAACGATtccgcccggcccggggaggaTGGGAACGCGGCTCCTGTGGAAATCCGCCGGGAATTCTCCTTCCCGCTTTTCCAGCGGCGCAAATCCCAGCAGGGGAGCaaggaattccagagggaatcccgggaattccatggggaatcccagcaggaattccagagggaatcccagaaggaatcccgggaattccatgGGGAATCCCAGaaggaatcccgggaattccatgGAGAATCCCCGCGGGAATTGTCGCGCACTCACAGGACGCTCTCGGCGGATTCGGGATTGCTCCGGGAGCAGGGAAAACCTTGGAATGTCATCACGAGGGAGATGAGGAACGCCACGGCTCGCAAATCCACCAAGGATTCCACCCTGGTGTGA
- the BORCS8 gene encoding BLOC-1-related complex subunit 8 yields MEEAEMQLKVKKVTDKFTESLYVLANEPSVALFRLQEHVRRSLPELAQHKSDMQSWEEQSQGAIYTVEYACSAIKNMTDSSVYFKSIDSLLKHSIAMKEQLNAAQGRSTITPQSKNPPSTS; encoded by the exons ATGGAGGAGGCGGAGATGCAGCTGAAGGTGAAGAAag TGACGGACAAGTTCACGGAGAGCCTGTACGTGCTGGCCAACGAGCCGTCGGTGGCGCTGTTCCGGCTGCAGGAGCACGTGCGCCGCTCCCTGCCCGAGCTGGCCCAGCACAAG TCGGAcatgcagagctgggaggagcagagccagggagccATTTACACCGTGGAATATGCCTGCAG cgcCATCAAGAACATGACTGACAGCAGTGTTTACTTCAAGAGCATCGACAGCCTCCTCAAACATTCCATAGCCATGAAGGAGCAGCTCAACGCCGCCCAGGGCCGCAG cacCATCACCCCCCAATCCAAAAATCCTCCAAGCacttcctga